Proteins encoded in a region of the Ranitomeya imitator isolate aRanImi1 chromosome 9, aRanImi1.pri, whole genome shotgun sequence genome:
- the LOC138649430 gene encoding embryonic protein UVS.2-like: MLQGDIAVGRNRNALTCRGKSCLWPKTANGWVQVPYTLSNSYAPEEKTLIQAAMEEVAVLTCVRFIPRQGEPSYLRIQPNDGCWSYVGRLGGAQDLSLTTPGCLHWGVIQHELLHALGFQHEQCRSDRDKYIRINWGNISQDKERNFYKMSTQTLGVPYDYLSVLHYGKFAFATDSGKPTLEPTGDPHALIGQRVGLSSLDVSKIKKLYECNVCSHLLPDAHGKLSWESKKNPNLTACVWLIRVPEDKVFLQFESFSIQPSPDCAQASVTAYDGIGTEAAILLHKSCGNIAPLAQISSGRFLKIQFTGSGTGSSFKATYSSIKCGGFLINTTGNFSTPHFPFKYPNSVNCVWVLSAPAGYRISLHVAPFSLEPAPGCSYDYFLLRDGRRQTKKCGQLPKLDFMSSTHSLMVHFHSDSSVPANGFMATYSFSSSSPRPKNQRP, translated from the exons ATGTTACAAGGAGACATTGCTGTCGGGAGGAACAGGAACGCTCTGACCTGTCGAGGAAAGTCCTGTCTATGGCCGAAAACGGCAAACGGTTGGGTCCAGGTGCCGTATACCTTGTCCAACAGCTACG CTCCGGAGGAGAAGACGCTCATCCAAGCCGCCATGGAGGAGGTAGCAGTTCTCACATGTGTGCGGTTCATTCCACGTCAGGGGGAGCCCAGTTATCTGAGGATCCAGCCCAACGACGG GTGCTGGTCCTACGTGGGGCGTTTAGGGGGCGCACAAGACCTGTCTCTCACGACCCCGGGGTGTCTGCACTGGGGTGTAATTCAGCACGAACTGCTGCACGCTCTGGGGTTCCAACACGAGCAATGCCGCAGCGACCGAGACAAGTACATCCGCATTAACTGGGGGAACATCAGCCAAG ACAAAGAACGTAATTTCTACAAGATGAGCACCCAGACCCTCGGCGTGCCGTACGATTACCTCTCCGTGTTACACTACGGCAA ATTTGCCTTTGCCACTGATTCTGGGAAACCCACCCTGGAGCCAACCGGAGACCCCCATGCCCTGATCGGTCAGCGTGTTGGGTTAAGTTCCTTGGATGTTTCCAAGATTAAAAAGCTCTATGAATGCA ATGTCTGCAGTCACCTGCTGCCAGATGCACATGGGAAGCTCTCATGGGAGTCCAAGAAGAATCCGAACCTTACGGCTTGTGTGTGGCTGATCCGCGTCCCAGAGGACAAG GTTTTCTTGCAGTTTGAGTCCTTCAGCATCCAGCCCTCCCCGGACTGTGCGCAGGCCTCGGTCACCGCGTACGATGGAATCGGCACAGAGGCCGCCATTCTTCTCCACAAGAGCTGCGGAAACATCGCTCCGCTCGCTCAGATCTCCTCCGGAAGATTCCTGAAAATACAATTCACCGGCTCGGGGACTGGAAGCAGCTTTAAGGCGACGTACAGTTCAA TAAAGTGCGGGGGATTCCTAATCAACACAACCGGAAACTTTTCGACACCACATTTTCCCTTTAAGTACCCGAACTCGGTGAACTGTGTGTGGGTCCTGTCCGCCCCTGCTGGATATCGG ATCTCGCTCCACGTTGCTCCGTTTAGTTTGGAGCCGGCACCCGGCTGCTCCTACGACTATTTCCTCCTCCGTGACGGTCGGAGACAAACCAAGAAGTGCGGACAGCTGCCCAAGCTGGACTTCATGTCTTCCACCCATTCCCTCATGGTGCATTTCCACAGCGACTCCTCTGTCCCGGCGAATGGCTTCATGGCTACGTACTCGTTCT